A section of the Mesobacillus jeotgali genome encodes:
- a CDS encoding sensor histidine kinase → MKLNLKNLSLFNKILLFSYMITTIVVVLIMGTSFHLQSKQLKNQMADKVEDVAGIWSATIDPDDIIKADYHRKEKNPSSERLETLLTLVGEKSASFLGAYIILPEEYQNQKVFVLAASDLYSEYSFESLMFYDAGNDFISAYRSSLNQKKVTSTDIFTDQYGSWISSFAPIIDNNGNVVAILGVDANASVIKDNQIEILFLVLLEMAAILAVVYVILYWGLKKVMKPVDDLFFGIKEISSGNFSVVLPVRDQSELSILSEQFNEMASQLSQLFKSVSAASRQFGQSVIEDDESLLLGEAINTIEDIFERTKLQQELQRAEKMNAIGQLAASVAHEIRNPMTVVKGFLQIFLSKDMSEEEHTYLKLMIEELNRAETIINDYLSLAKPDVGTLEIIEGREMAEQVMDLMSSYAMMSKNISLHTEIKEQVNIKGNKSELKQVLINILKNGIEAMNSGGKLSMTLEKQGGFGVFIIEDTGIGMTAEELSRLGTAFYSLKERGTGMGLMVCYQIVERMKGQIKVSSIKGEGTTFEIMVPIFTESPE, encoded by the coding sequence ATGAAACTTAATCTTAAGAACCTGTCATTATTCAATAAAATATTGTTGTTTTCATACATGATTACCACAATTGTAGTCGTATTGATTATGGGGACAAGTTTTCACCTTCAATCTAAGCAGCTTAAAAATCAAATGGCTGACAAGGTTGAGGATGTGGCAGGAATCTGGTCAGCAACAATTGATCCAGACGATATAATCAAAGCAGATTATCACAGGAAAGAAAAAAACCCATCAAGCGAACGGCTTGAGACACTCCTGACGCTGGTGGGAGAGAAAAGCGCTTCTTTTCTGGGGGCGTATATTATATTGCCTGAAGAATATCAAAACCAGAAGGTATTCGTACTGGCAGCATCAGACCTTTATAGCGAGTACTCCTTCGAATCACTGATGTTTTATGACGCGGGCAATGATTTTATATCAGCTTATCGATCTTCACTAAATCAGAAGAAAGTAACAAGTACTGATATTTTTACAGACCAGTATGGATCATGGATTTCATCCTTTGCCCCAATAATTGATAACAATGGAAACGTAGTAGCGATTTTGGGGGTAGATGCGAATGCATCAGTCATCAAGGATAATCAAATTGAAATCTTGTTCCTGGTCTTACTGGAGATGGCAGCCATTTTAGCTGTTGTGTATGTCATTTTATATTGGGGCCTTAAAAAAGTTATGAAACCTGTTGATGACTTGTTTTTTGGGATTAAGGAAATCAGTTCAGGCAATTTTTCGGTGGTGCTGCCTGTCCGGGACCAGTCTGAATTAAGCATATTAAGTGAACAATTTAATGAGATGGCATCACAGCTCTCGCAATTGTTCAAAAGTGTATCCGCCGCATCAAGACAATTTGGCCAATCCGTGATCGAGGATGACGAATCACTTTTGTTGGGGGAAGCAATCAACACAATAGAAGATATCTTTGAACGGACAAAGCTTCAGCAGGAGCTCCAGAGGGCAGAAAAAATGAACGCAATCGGTCAGCTTGCTGCTTCTGTGGCCCATGAAATCAGGAACCCAATGACCGTTGTAAAAGGGTTCCTGCAAATTTTCCTGTCTAAAGACATGAGTGAAGAAGAACATACATATTTAAAACTGATGATCGAGGAACTTAACAGGGCGGAAACAATCATCAATGATTATTTAAGTCTGGCAAAACCGGACGTTGGCACGCTGGAAATCATCGAAGGAAGGGAAATGGCTGAGCAGGTAATGGATCTAATGAGCTCTTATGCCATGATGTCAAAAAACATTTCCCTGCACACGGAAATAAAGGAGCAGGTAAATATCAAAGGGAACAAAAGTGAATTAAAGCAGGTATTGATCAATATCCTGAAAAATGGGATCGAGGCGATGAATAGTGGTGGAAAGCTGAGCATGACCCTTGAAAAACAAGGGGGTTTCGGAGTCTTTATTATTGAGGATACAGGAATCGGCATGACAGCGGAGGAACTCTCCAGGCTTGGCACGGCTTTTTATTCTTTGAAGGAGCGGGGAACAGGCATGGGATTGATGGTATGCTATCAGATTGTAGAGCGTATGAAGGGACAAATTAAAGTGTCAAGTATAAAGGGAGAAGGCACCACTTTTGAAATAATGGTACCTATTTTTACGGAAAGTCCTGAGTAA
- a CDS encoding DUF502 domain-containing protein — protein MKNILKNFINGILTIVPIILVIYVIYKTFMFLDSLLGNRLKPYLQESYIPGIGLLTTLILITFLGWLSTRFITGSIIRLVDRLLEKIPFVKTIYSVIKDTVHSFLGEKKSFSKVALIKIPGTNMKSLGFITAENLQTFYEPLSGYVAVYVPQTFQVAGFTFLIPKEEIEILDVKPEEAMKFILSGGMTSTNGERTVKENSR, from the coding sequence ATGAAAAACATATTGAAAAATTTCATTAACGGAATTCTTACCATTGTTCCAATCATTCTCGTTATCTACGTAATTTATAAAACCTTCATGTTTTTAGACAGTCTGCTTGGGAACAGGCTGAAGCCGTATTTGCAAGAAAGTTATATTCCAGGAATTGGCTTGCTGACAACTTTAATTCTGATTACTTTCCTCGGCTGGCTGTCGACGCGGTTTATTACCGGCAGCATTATCAGGCTGGTTGACAGGCTCCTGGAGAAAATCCCTTTCGTCAAAACGATTTATTCTGTCATAAAAGATACAGTGCATTCTTTTCTCGGTGAAAAAAAGTCCTTTTCAAAAGTGGCTTTAATCAAGATTCCTGGTACAAACATGAAAAGTTTAGGGTTCATTACGGCTGAGAATCTTCAGACCTTTTATGAGCCGCTATCAGGGTATGTCGCCGTCTATGTGCCGCAAACATTTCAGGTAGCCGGCTTTACCTTCCTGATACCCAAGGAAGAAATAGAAATACTCGATGTCAAGCCAGAGGAAGCGATGAAATTTATCCTATCTGGCGGCATGACGTCCACCAATGGAGAACGAACAGTTAAAGAAAACAGCCGCTGA
- a CDS encoding PTS sugar transporter subunit IIA, translating into MFKKLFGKKEERIQTIKLLAPLAGNAVDLSAVPDPVFSEKMMGDGLAIEPSEGVVVSPVDGEIIQVFPTKHAIGIRAKNGAEILIHIGLETVSLNGEGFETHIKQGDKVEAGDKLVSFDMKVISEKAKSTITPIIITNTDQASSLQKLTEGNVDKGSTPILEVTFE; encoded by the coding sequence ATGTTCAAAAAGTTATTTGGTAAAAAAGAAGAACGAATCCAGACGATAAAGTTACTGGCACCATTAGCTGGAAATGCAGTCGATCTTAGTGCTGTTCCAGACCCTGTGTTTTCCGAAAAAATGATGGGGGACGGTTTGGCGATCGAACCTTCTGAAGGTGTGGTTGTTTCGCCGGTAGATGGAGAAATAATTCAAGTATTCCCCACCAAACATGCTATTGGAATCAGAGCAAAGAACGGAGCAGAGATTCTGATTCACATTGGGTTAGAGACAGTATCACTAAATGGTGAAGGTTTCGAGACTCATATCAAGCAGGGTGATAAGGTAGAGGCAGGGGATAAGCTTGTATCCTTCGATATGAAAGTCATCAGCGAGAAGGCTAAGAGTACGATAACCCCAATTATCATCACTAATACTGACCAGGCATCTTCCTTACAGAAACTGACAGAAGGAAATGTTGATAAGGGATCCACGCCAATACTTGAAGTGACTTTTGAATAG
- a CDS encoding YpmS family protein produces MVKNKWKIGFFILLGLMTAAVLVIWILISLPAEESKLEPDRTSEVDDVAFHVSTNKRDLNRVINHYLEEEVKNSQFDYQVLLTDEVELYGTLPIFSQELELRLTFEPQALKNGDLILKQRSISVGRLNLPVSTVLKFVRDSYHLPEAVNIQPKEERVYVSMQRLKLKSDIKVQVNEFDLKKDNIKFTLLVPAD; encoded by the coding sequence ATGGTAAAAAATAAATGGAAAATAGGTTTCTTTATTCTTTTAGGTCTGATGACAGCCGCCGTTTTAGTCATTTGGATTCTTATTTCTTTGCCAGCTGAGGAATCGAAGCTAGAGCCAGACAGAACTTCGGAAGTGGATGATGTCGCATTTCATGTATCGACCAATAAAAGAGACTTGAACAGGGTAATTAATCATTATTTAGAAGAAGAAGTGAAAAATAGCCAGTTTGATTACCAGGTGTTACTGACCGATGAAGTCGAATTATATGGAACGCTCCCAATCTTCAGTCAGGAGCTGGAATTGAGGCTGACTTTCGAGCCGCAGGCTTTAAAAAATGGAGATTTGATTTTAAAACAAAGATCCATATCAGTTGGAAGACTTAACCTTCCTGTTTCTACTGTACTAAAATTCGTCCGGGACAGTTACCATTTGCCTGAAGCTGTAAACATCCAGCCGAAGGAAGAAAGAGTGTATGTTTCGATGCAGAGGCTTAAACTGAAAAGCGATATTAAGGTTCAGGTAAATGAATTTGATTTGAAGAAAGACAATATTAAATTCACTTTGCTCGTTCCTGCAGATTAA
- a CDS encoding DUF4397 domain-containing protein produces the protein MSTRNQNEYLQKAAMYDLLANYYKYIDPNMHVLYYHKHLRNLNKAVQLMRTNGSPISTANSSPSMLRFLHASPELKAVDIYLNGSRVLRDFDYKNNSSHMQLEPGKYQVDIYPAGESVSTFISKKITVEPGRINTAAITGPANKLRLLTFEDYPHTPVGETKVRFIHLSHDAPAVDIAGLNGDIIFPDVSYKQATTYLPLTPMTVTLEAKVAGTKNTVLTIPNIKLEPNNSYTIVAVGTAKGEPPLEVLLLQG, from the coding sequence ATGTCCACCAGAAATCAGAATGAATACCTGCAGAAAGCAGCCATGTATGATTTATTGGCCAACTACTATAAATACATTGATCCAAACATGCATGTCTTGTACTATCATAAACATTTACGCAACTTGAATAAGGCTGTCCAGTTAATGCGTACGAATGGCTCGCCAATAAGTACAGCAAATTCTTCACCATCGATGCTGCGCTTCTTGCATGCTTCTCCGGAGCTGAAGGCTGTCGATATTTATTTAAATGGCAGCCGGGTACTCCGTGATTTCGATTATAAAAATAACAGCAGTCATATGCAGCTGGAGCCAGGAAAATATCAAGTTGACATCTATCCCGCTGGAGAAAGCGTTTCAACTTTCATTAGCAAAAAAATCACTGTCGAGCCTGGAAGGATAAATACTGCTGCAATCACAGGACCTGCCAATAAGCTCAGACTGCTAACATTTGAAGATTACCCGCATACCCCTGTTGGGGAAACAAAAGTGAGGTTTATACACCTTTCCCATGATGCACCCGCAGTAGATATTGCCGGGTTAAATGGCGATATCATATTCCCTGACGTATCATATAAACAGGCTACTACTTATCTGCCACTTACACCTATGACCGTCACACTGGAAGCAAAAGTCGCCGGCACCAAAAATACGGTACTTACAATCCCAAATATCAAACTGGAGCCCAACAACTCCTATACGATTGTTGCTGTCGGAACCGCCAAAGGAGAACCACCGCTTGAAGTACTTCTATTGCAGGGTTGA
- the msrB gene encoding peptide-methionine (R)-S-oxide reductase MsrB — translation MKKNQEDLKSRLTPMQYEVTQNNGTEPPFRNEYWNELREGIYVDIVSGKPLFSSRDKYDAGCGWPSFTKPIQEEEIIEKEDLSHFMVRTEVRSKEADSHLGHVFDDGPGENGLRYCINSAAMRFVPKEKMEEEGYGEYLKLFQG, via the coding sequence ATGAAAAAGAATCAAGAAGATTTAAAGAGCAGGCTGACGCCCATGCAATATGAGGTTACTCAAAACAATGGTACGGAACCGCCATTCAGGAATGAATATTGGAATGAACTCAGGGAAGGAATCTATGTTGATATCGTCTCTGGGAAACCATTGTTCAGTTCCCGCGATAAATATGACGCAGGCTGCGGCTGGCCAAGTTTTACAAAGCCAATTCAAGAGGAAGAAATTATCGAAAAAGAAGACTTGAGCCATTTCATGGTCAGGACCGAGGTCAGAAGCAAAGAGGCAGATTCACATCTTGGCCATGTTTTTGATGATGGGCCTGGAGAAAATGGTCTAAGGTATTGCATCAATTCCGCGGCCATGAGGTTTGTTCCGAAAGAAAAGATGGAAGAAGAAGGATATGGCGAATATCTAAAGCTGTTCCAGGGTTAA
- the msrA gene encoding peptide-methionine (S)-S-oxide reductase MsrA, translating to MVKDNRELATFAGGCFWCMVKPFDEQPGIHSVVSGYTGGTKENPTYEEVCSETTGHYEAVQITFDPDVFPYDELLTLYWQQIDPTDPGGQFYDRGQSYQTAIFYHTEEQKRMAEESKRKLGESGLFSKPIATKILPANTFYAAETYHQGYYKKNPERYNAYHSGSGRAVFIKEHWGDKK from the coding sequence ATGGTTAAAGATAATCGGGAGCTTGCAACATTTGCTGGAGGATGTTTCTGGTGTATGGTAAAGCCTTTTGATGAGCAGCCGGGAATTCACAGTGTTGTTTCAGGCTATACAGGAGGAACGAAAGAAAACCCTACATATGAAGAGGTTTGCAGTGAAACAACCGGTCATTATGAAGCTGTCCAAATTACTTTTGATCCGGATGTCTTTCCGTATGATGAACTCTTGACACTATACTGGCAGCAAATAGACCCAACAGACCCTGGCGGACAGTTTTACGACAGGGGCCAGTCATATCAAACGGCTATTTTTTATCATACCGAAGAGCAGAAGCGGATGGCAGAAGAGTCAAAAAGAAAACTTGGCGAAAGCGGACTGTTCTCAAAACCAATTGCGACTAAAATACTCCCGGCAAATACGTTCTACGCGGCCGAAACTTATCACCAGGGGTATTATAAGAAGAATCCGGAAAGATATAATGCTTATCATAGTGGTTCAGGCCGGGCTGTATTTATAAAGGAACATTGGGGGGATAAAAAATGA
- a CDS encoding DegV family protein, translated as MDKIRIVTDSTCDLNEEIIKKWGITVIPLSISIDGENYLDRVDITPKEFMRKMKTSLELPKSSQPPAGEFLKVYDELAAEGYEVISIHMTGGMSGTVCSAESAAQMTTANVHVIDSRFISKGLAFQVLEAAEMAAQGKTVAEIIKRLDTVREQTRLFVVVDTLENLVKGGRIGKGKAMIGSLLNIKPIASLEGGEYTPVSKARSHSQVVKYLKRQFAADIEGKMLKGVGLVHAEGLSLAENLKEAILEASGYDNFSIEDTTPIVCTHTGPGAIGFMYYFE; from the coding sequence ATGGATAAAATCAGGATAGTTACGGATTCTACTTGTGATTTGAATGAGGAAATCATAAAAAAGTGGGGAATCACCGTGATCCCATTATCGATTTCTATCGATGGAGAAAATTATTTGGATAGAGTCGATATTACACCTAAGGAATTCATGAGAAAGATGAAGACTTCCTTGGAGCTGCCTAAGAGTTCGCAGCCTCCAGCAGGTGAATTTTTAAAAGTGTATGATGAACTGGCTGCGGAGGGTTATGAAGTCATTTCGATCCATATGACTGGCGGAATGAGCGGTACAGTGTGTTCTGCCGAAAGCGCTGCCCAGATGACCACAGCGAATGTGCATGTCATTGATTCCCGGTTCATTTCAAAAGGACTAGCATTTCAGGTACTCGAGGCAGCCGAGATGGCAGCTCAGGGGAAAACCGTTGCAGAAATTATAAAAAGACTTGATACGGTTAGAGAACAAACTCGCTTATTTGTGGTTGTTGATACACTTGAAAACCTGGTTAAGGGAGGGCGGATCGGCAAAGGAAAGGCAATGATTGGTTCATTGCTGAATATTAAGCCGATTGCTTCACTCGAAGGCGGAGAATATACCCCTGTATCAAAGGCGAGAAGCCATTCGCAAGTCGTTAAATATCTCAAAAGGCAATTTGCCGCAGACATAGAAGGAAAAATGCTGAAAGGTGTCGGCCTGGTGCATGCAGAAGGTTTAAGTCTGGCTGAGAACCTTAAGGAAGCTATTCTTGAGGCCTCAGGGTATGATAACTTTTCCATTGAAGATACCACACCGATTGTGTGTACCCATACAGGGCCTGGTGCAATAGGATTCATGTATTATTTTGAATAA
- a CDS encoding SCO family protein, whose amino-acid sequence MNVKKVFLLIMLAAIVIFAAACGNGGLKDAKNYPIEDFTFTNQDGEQLSKKDLKGKVWIADFIFTSCADVCPPMTANMAKLQEMIKKEKLEDVEIVSFSVDPTVDTPDVLKQYGQKFNADFSNWSFLTGYTQEEIEKFVLENFKALVKKPEAGDQVIHGTDFYLVDQNGDMRKYYTGLKEVPFEQIIEDIKALQ is encoded by the coding sequence ATGAACGTGAAGAAGGTTTTTTTGCTTATCATGCTGGCTGCGATTGTCATTTTCGCTGCTGCTTGTGGGAATGGCGGGCTAAAAGATGCAAAAAATTATCCGATTGAGGATTTCACATTTACTAATCAAGATGGTGAGCAGCTTAGTAAAAAGGATTTAAAAGGAAAAGTATGGATTGCTGATTTTATTTTTACCTCCTGTGCGGATGTCTGTCCGCCAATGACCGCCAATATGGCTAAGCTTCAGGAAATGATTAAGAAAGAAAAGCTGGAGGATGTTGAAATTGTGTCATTCAGTGTTGATCCGACTGTTGACACTCCTGATGTTCTTAAGCAGTATGGTCAGAAGTTCAATGCTGATTTCAGCAACTGGTCGTTCCTGACAGGATACACTCAAGAGGAGATAGAAAAATTCGTCCTTGAAAACTTTAAGGCCCTCGTCAAGAAACCAGAAGCAGGTGATCAGGTTATTCATGGCACAGATTTTTATCTTGTCGATCAAAATGGCGATATGAGGAAATATTATACAGGCCTCAAGGAAGTACCTTTTGAACAGATAATAGAAGATATAAAAGCACTTCAATAG
- a CDS encoding SGNH/GDSL hydrolase family protein, translating into MKKFTLLYVLLFLILGACSPFENLQKGNFNNVKKTGLEIKDELKASFFPKELHIVAAGDSLTQGVGDSTNSGGYIPYLAEHLESEKTIRNANFDNFGVRGNRTDQLLKRLGDKNVQSSVEEADLIILTIGGNDLMKVVKENFSNLRINQFHKEKKVFADQLQEIFTAIRNQNQEATVVLVGLYNPFFNWFADVEEMNQIVEEWNRESSSVVERDGNAFLVDIHDIFLNSEENLLYTDYFHPNDRGYQLIADRIYGLLDEKVIDSMND; encoded by the coding sequence ATGAAAAAATTCACCCTACTTTATGTCCTTCTGTTTTTAATTTTAGGAGCTTGCAGTCCGTTTGAAAACTTGCAAAAAGGGAATTTCAATAACGTGAAGAAGACAGGGTTGGAAATAAAGGATGAATTGAAGGCCTCATTTTTCCCTAAGGAATTGCATATTGTGGCTGCTGGGGATTCCCTGACACAGGGAGTAGGAGACAGTACGAATTCAGGTGGGTATATCCCATATCTTGCTGAGCACCTTGAGAGTGAAAAAACAATCAGGAATGCAAACTTTGATAATTTTGGAGTCAGGGGAAATAGAACGGACCAGCTATTGAAAAGGCTGGGAGACAAAAATGTCCAATCATCTGTAGAGGAAGCTGACCTGATTATTCTGACAATCGGCGGAAATGATCTCATGAAGGTAGTGAAAGAAAATTTCTCCAACCTGAGAATAAATCAATTTCATAAAGAAAAAAAGGTATTTGCCGACCAGCTCCAGGAAATTTTTACGGCAATCCGTAATCAAAACCAGGAGGCTACAGTCGTTTTAGTGGGCCTTTATAATCCTTTTTTTAATTGGTTTGCCGATGTTGAGGAAATGAATCAAATAGTAGAAGAGTGGAACCGGGAAAGCAGCTCGGTAGTGGAGCGGGACGGGAATGCTTTCCTCGTTGACATTCATGATATTTTCTTGAACAGTGAAGAGAATCTTTTATACACAGATTATTTTCATCCGAATGACCGGGGTTACCAACTGATCGCGGATCGGATTTATGGACTGCTTGATGAAAAGGTCATTGACTCGATGAATGATTGA
- a CDS encoding SGNH/GDSL hydrolase family protein: protein MKSNAKKFFSLFLLTAAVISFLAIQSEHYLSEDLGVYEKIANGSSINYLVIGDSIGRSAGAERKDLRWYSQLEVLLKDFSGSRARRNMVVQSGATAFEGLYKLQRAPKFRDIDLIFIVFGENDRKYMNPEEFTFFYEKLIRKAKERYPGSEIITIIENPLKQEQYADAIKRVSFHYGAKPLDMRIPFKESGLLTEQLTTDMVHPNGKGYQLYAFSILELIKNNIHEKPEIAKLAAPLTGNQAFSLSEKKNFTARTGFLTENGINISKRSGDYLEYEFDGSILGVTAIRSQFGGMMKVYIDGEYVRTVSTWWPFSRERYLYIASGLDSGPHTVRFEAMNEASAYNKSDKSIIQISSIIVSVEEEK, encoded by the coding sequence ATGAAATCAAACGCTAAAAAATTTTTCAGTTTATTTTTGCTTACAGCCGCAGTCATATCTTTTTTAGCGATCCAATCAGAACATTACCTGTCCGAAGATTTAGGTGTGTATGAAAAAATTGCGAACGGATCATCCATCAATTATTTAGTCATAGGTGACAGTATAGGGCGCAGTGCTGGAGCTGAAAGAAAAGACTTGAGATGGTACAGTCAGCTAGAGGTGCTTCTTAAAGATTTCAGTGGATCCCGGGCACGACGGAATATGGTCGTACAAAGCGGAGCAACAGCCTTTGAGGGGCTATACAAGCTGCAAAGAGCACCGAAATTCAGGGATATCGATCTTATTTTTATTGTATTTGGCGAAAATGACCGTAAATACATGAACCCGGAAGAATTCACTTTCTTCTATGAAAAACTAATCAGAAAAGCAAAGGAACGCTATCCAGGTTCCGAGATCATCACAATCATTGAGAATCCGTTAAAGCAGGAACAATATGCTGATGCAATTAAGAGGGTTTCTTTTCATTACGGTGCGAAGCCATTGGACATGCGTATTCCTTTCAAAGAATCAGGCCTGCTGACTGAACAGCTTACAACTGATATGGTTCATCCTAACGGAAAAGGATATCAGCTATATGCTTTTTCCATATTGGAGCTGATCAAGAATAATATTCATGAAAAACCTGAGATTGCCAAATTGGCTGCACCTTTGACAGGGAATCAAGCATTCTCACTTTCTGAAAAAAAGAATTTCACTGCCCGCACCGGATTTCTGACCGAAAACGGAATAAATATAAGTAAGAGGTCTGGTGATTATTTGGAATATGAGTTTGATGGTTCCATTCTTGGAGTGACTGCAATCCGCAGCCAATTTGGTGGAATGATGAAGGTTTATATTGACGGAGAGTATGTACGTACAGTATCCACATGGTGGCCGTTTTCCCGGGAGCGGTATTTATATATAGCGAGCGGCCTTGATTCAGGGCCTCATACCGTCCGATTTGAGGCAATGAATGAAGCATCCGCTTATAATAAAAGTGACAAATCCATTATCCAGATTTCCTCGATTATCGTCTCTGTTGAAGAGGAAAAATAG
- a CDS encoding nucleoside hydrolase, producing MVKKMLFFSDFGIDDNIAVLYAFFNKEIDLVGVVADYGNVSKQDALRNAAYLQELTDRRDVPVFAGAELPLTGDPPEYVPDVHGVEGLGPIIPDIEVDYTLENFHGIQEIIERYPNEIIIVNVGRLSSLAAAFILYPETMKRVKDFYIMGGAFNEPGNVSPVAEANFFGDPYAANIVLTQAKPPVKIIPLNVTSGAIVTPALIDELDAYYQSIGSRVGKLVKPMFDYYYKFYKERNPELTGAPLHDVLTLWALLNEDKVVYRNIPVKVIVNRGEAFGQSVGDFRNTISKAGFPVHHVAVNFSYTDFIKDFFITMKNSKSHNGAH from the coding sequence TTGGTTAAAAAAATGCTGTTTTTTAGTGATTTTGGAATTGATGATAATATTGCTGTTTTATATGCTTTCTTCAATAAGGAAATCGATCTCGTTGGTGTAGTAGCGGATTACGGAAATGTATCCAAGCAGGATGCGCTAAGAAATGCTGCCTATCTGCAAGAGCTTACGGATCGGCGTGACGTACCTGTCTTTGCAGGAGCAGAATTGCCGTTAACTGGAGATCCCCCCGAATATGTACCGGATGTCCATGGCGTTGAAGGCTTGGGACCAATAATCCCTGACATAGAAGTAGATTATACACTTGAAAACTTCCACGGTATCCAGGAAATCATTGAAAGATATCCAAATGAAATTATTATAGTGAATGTAGGCAGGCTTTCTTCTCTTGCGGCAGCCTTCATCCTCTATCCCGAGACGATGAAGAGAGTGAAGGACTTTTATATTATGGGTGGTGCTTTCAATGAACCGGGGAATGTTTCACCAGTAGCCGAAGCGAATTTCTTTGGAGACCCGTATGCAGCTAACATTGTTTTGACCCAGGCGAAACCGCCAGTAAAGATCATCCCGCTGAATGTTACCAGCGGAGCGATTGTAACACCCGCTCTGATTGATGAGCTGGATGCTTATTACCAGTCAATTGGAAGTCGAGTAGGTAAACTGGTAAAGCCTATGTTCGACTACTATTATAAATTTTATAAAGAACGGAACCCGGAATTGACTGGGGCACCTCTTCATGATGTCCTTACCTTATGGGCTCTGTTGAATGAGGATAAAGTGGTTTATCGTAATATCCCTGTAAAGGTTATCGTCAATCGGGGAGAGGCATTTGGACAGAGCGTGGGTGATTTCAGGAATACCATCTCCAAAGCCGGATTTCCAGTCCATCATGTGGCTGTTAATTTTTCTTATACAGATTTCATAAAAGATTTTTTCATCACAATGAAAAATTCCAAAAGCCATAATGGAGCACATTAA
- the rsgA gene encoding ribosome small subunit-dependent GTPase A, with protein sequence MYKLESIWMTAEIIRDFEDYYLQGYKPGRVAVEHKHSYRVWLEDGEHLCTLSGKLTYEANGRDELPAVGDWVAVKVSPGEMRGTIQGILPRKSKFSRKAAGQVTEEQIVAANIDTVFIVNSLNDDLNLRRIERYLLLAWESGSNPVIILSKADLDSDIEAKIKLVSTVAIGVPVIPVSILEGTGMNELQLYLAPGRTVALIGSSGVGKSSLVNYFTGYEKQLVKEIRESDDKGKHTTTHREMVLLPDGAVLIDTPGMRELQLWTSEEGISESFADIDQYAAACKFRDCSHDNEPGCAVWTAINTGSLDEGRLSNYKKLQKELAYMDRKVDKKAQAEEKRHWKNINKEIRQKAKHNRK encoded by the coding sequence ATGTATAAACTTGAAAGTATCTGGATGACTGCAGAAATTATAAGAGATTTTGAGGACTATTATTTACAAGGCTACAAGCCAGGGAGGGTTGCGGTGGAGCATAAGCACAGCTACAGGGTGTGGCTCGAGGATGGAGAACACCTGTGTACACTTTCAGGTAAATTAACCTATGAAGCGAATGGCCGGGATGAACTGCCAGCGGTTGGCGACTGGGTTGCTGTGAAAGTCTCACCTGGAGAAATGCGGGGAACAATCCAGGGGATTCTGCCGCGTAAAAGCAAGTTTTCCAGAAAGGCTGCAGGCCAGGTTACAGAGGAGCAGATAGTCGCAGCAAATATAGATACGGTGTTCATTGTGAATTCGCTTAATGATGATTTAAATTTACGACGGATTGAAAGGTATCTTTTGCTTGCCTGGGAGAGCGGTTCTAATCCTGTAATAATATTAAGCAAGGCAGATTTAGATTCAGATATAGAAGCAAAGATAAAGCTTGTATCGACAGTGGCCATCGGAGTTCCCGTCATACCAGTCAGCATACTAGAAGGTACGGGAATGAATGAACTTCAACTCTATCTGGCCCCGGGCCGTACAGTAGCATTGATAGGGTCGTCTGGCGTGGGCAAGTCAAGCCTGGTCAATTACTTCACAGGATATGAAAAACAACTGGTAAAGGAAATCCGTGAAAGTGATGATAAGGGTAAGCATACGACAACACATCGCGAAATGGTTCTTCTGCCTGACGGTGCCGTTCTTATTGACACACCGGGTATGAGAGAACTTCAGTTATGGACCAGTGAGGAAGGAATAAGCGAAAGCTTTGCGGATATAGATCAGTACGCTGCCGCATGTAAATTTCGTGATTGCAGCCATGATAACGAGCCAGGTTGTGCAGTCTGGACTGCAATTAATACAGGCAGTCTCGATGAAGGCCGTCTTTCCAACTATAAAAAGCTGCAAAAAGAATTGGCTTATATGGACAGGAAAGTAGATAAAAAAGCACAAGCTGAAGAAAAAAGACACTGGAAAAATATCAATAAGGAAATTCGCCAGAAAGCAAAGCACAACCGAAAATGA